A stretch of DNA from Candidatus Neomarinimicrobiota bacterium:
ATACCGCTATCTGGATAAAGAACCACTGCGCGGCAGTACCCTAAGAGCAGCGAGACTCCTCGTGTCAGCAGATTATTTCGCCTGTTTCTCATGCCACCAACAGGGAGCAAAAAAACCGGAAGGACCGATCACCGATTGGGCTCCCGATTTAGCGCTCGCAAAAGCACGACTTCGACCCGAGTGGATTCCGAAATGGCTCAGGAACCCGAGTCTGATACAACCGGGTACTAAGATGCCGACGTTCTTCGATCCGGAGTACTACGATGAATCAGGACCGGACGACATACTCGATGGGGACGAGGATAAACAAATTGAAGTTATAACCGATTATATATTACAATTAGGGGGATAAGAGATATCCCGGAAAAATTAGGGAGAATATCAATGAAAACTGTTCGTTTCATAACGCTGACACTGCTCATTCTGACACCCGCGGTGATGCTATTCGGTCAATATACACCGGGCAGCGTTTCCGGCGGAGGCACGATATCAGGAAGCGTGACGTTCGATGGAAAACCACCGGTGATGAAAGCTCTCAAGATAGAGAAAGACGCTAAAGTATGTGCCGTCCATCCAAAATATCGTGAAGATGTAGTCGTCGGTTCAAAGGGTGGATTGAAAAACGTTGTAGTTTATATCGACGGTATCAAGAGTGGAAAGGCATGGGCGGAGAAATTCATACTCGATCAGAACGGATGCTGGTTTGACCCGCATGTTATCATAGTCGGAGTTGGAAAAAAATTGAGCATACTCAACAGCGATGGAATACTTCACAATATTCATACTTACAGTACGATAAATCCGTCGATCAACAAGGCACAGCCGAAGTTCAAGAAAAGAATATCGGCAAAATTCGCTAAACCGGAGTTCATAAAACTCCGGTGTGACGTGCACGCATGGATGAAGGGATGGATAGTGTCAGCCGCAAATCCGTATTATGTTGTAACCGATGAATCGGGTAATTTCAGCATTTCGGACGTTCCGGCGGGGACATACACGCTGAAGTACTGGCACGAGACGCTCGGGGAGCAATCTATGGAACTGACCGTAACCGCAGGTGGAGTCACGAAGTCGGATGCAAAATTTTCTCCGGCTTGATAATGTTTCATCAGGCCTGTATATCTGTATATTAAGACAAAGGCACGCTAATGGCTGAGATTGAAGAAAAGATAAAACCGGCGAAAAAACCGAAGAAACCGCGCCCTATAGCATGGGTGGACTGGGACGGCTGTACAGGCTGTGAGGTCTGTATCGCTTTCTGTCCCGTGGATTGTATGTACCTTGCCGATAGTCCGGAATCTGTAATTCCGGGGCATGCGCAGATAATTGTTGTCGATTACGAAGAATGTATCGGATGTACTATCTGCGTGGTAGAATGTCCATGGGATACGATCGAGATGATCATGAAGGAGGAGGTTGCGGAAAGGGAAGAAGCCACAAATCAAGGGGATATTGCGTTCGGTAAGGTGGAGACGCGGTTTTTCGGCTGACCTGTCGTAGAATCATTATTTAAGGGCGGGAACTATCCCGCCCTTTTTTGTGTGGCAGTCAGGACTTGTCCTGACTGCCAAGTGATACCCGGAGCGGTCAGGTCAAGACCTGACTCGCACCGAACTCTACGTATTGAAAGTTAATCGCCTTGACTAAGTACCAGTATTATGTTAATATCAGATTCAAATTCGGGGTGTAGCGCAGTCCGGTTAGCGCACCTGCTTTGGGAGCAGGGGGTCGTAGGTTCGAATCCTATCACCCCGACTAGATGGAGTGCGGGTTGGGGCTTGCCCCGACCGCACATGAATATTATGTCATGTGAATAGGGGGATCGTCCCGCCGGAAGCGGGAAATCCCGCCACCCCGACTAAACTCCAAAGACATGAATTTTGTGATTATTTGATTTTAACCCGATAAGGGAAATCAGAATGGCAGATGTAATATTAAAAGATGTAACAAAGATATTTGACAAAGATGTCTATGCAGTGAGAGACTTTAATATTGAAATTTCCGATGGTGAGTTTGTGGTGTTGGTCGGTCCTTCCGGTTGTGGAAAATCCACAGTATTACGCATGATTGCCGGATTAGAGGAAGCAACAACCGGGGATATCTACATTGAAGATAAACTTGTGAACTATGTTGCGCCGAAAGAAAGAGATATCGCTATGGTATTTCAGAACTACGCCCTCTATCCTCACATGAGTGTATTTGACAACATTTCATTTGGACTGAAGTTAAGAAAAGTTGAATCAAAGGAGATTGAGAAGAGAGTTAATGAAGCAGCTGACATTCTTGGAATTAGCCACTTAATGCACAGAAAACCGAAGGCGTTATCCGGAGGTGAAAGACAGAGAGTTGCCCTCGGAA
This window harbors:
- a CDS encoding 4Fe-4S dicluster domain-containing protein, with protein sequence MAEIEEKIKPAKKPKKPRPIAWVDWDGCTGCEVCIAFCPVDCMYLADSPESVIPGHAQIIVVDYEECIGCTICVVECPWDTIEMIMKEEVAEREEATNQGDIAFGKVETRFFG